The proteins below are encoded in one region of Palleronia sp. LCG004:
- a CDS encoding cadherin domain-containing protein, with protein MTQVDSRPVQARGSEPGPRDARLDGPRPATDVEADSAASAAPISVTFAGSAVSWTVLGSVGEAEEGVLFSRPRVEDSGTERALSLSDADPSSTPAFQPSAASHQGTRSLAVSAGDDRGADPDQPTPEPIEVEFAPPRSTFPVEEFRANPFEDVLPPVEELSEVPSRADDAVSTDTPDPSPPEDAAIDRMDVTAPDGKNPVVEPAPDAPTDPEPGQEAPSGSDSDAGEPSASEDPTLPDGDAVRPDLPPQPDTPPLSDGDPATPGAVPEDAGDNAAVSDAPSSTDEQVQPPKTDGGPSIPDTGTPPQPEPILDPELQPEPTDQDGGDGPVPPAENTETSEDARAPVDESPENTAIGPQTDTNPVENAVLEDALPGTSTGLTVEAADPDTGDTVTYTLTDDAGGRFAIDAATGEVTVAAPLDAEQASDHDITVSATSTDGSATSQTYTIRVDDIAEHIALADGGSSFVDANVAELSITGGDGDDMIAGHATDGSIITGNAGNDTIEGGQGYDVAVYDGVRADYDVTKDDTGAVIVRDLRPGSPDGTDSLRGIDALHFSDGEISIEEALNLAPGDISFEQIGVLENAIEAMVGRLSAEDPDQGDVVRWSVDDPRFAVDEDGGLRLAEGQSLDFEQGPVTLVVTASDRFGAESTQTILISPGDVAERLILADGGVVFDDIGVSELEIIGGRGADHITTHADGGVVLGGAGDDTLIGRDGDDRLWGGDGNDRIDGGRGNDFLDGGDGNDTIAGGRGEDTLLGGAGDDSLWGGQGDDLIVGGDGADKLDGDVGNDTLLGGAGNDTLVGWYGDDLLDGGAGDDRVDGGNGNDTLLGGTGNDTILGWVGSDLIYGGEGNDNIDAGAGGAWAAEDGADTVHGGAGDDTIKGGYGDDLLYGDEGHDRIFGGYGNDTLVGGTGNDFMEGGDGSDEFWVSSGEGADTVHGDTGWTDLIRIFDGSGPVNVSDTQIDGNGWTLLVEDGSGITDVSDGGATLSQDAAGTITFDDGGSISFAGIEQIQW; from the coding sequence ATGACGCAGGTAGATTCGAGGCCGGTGCAGGCCCGTGGCAGCGAACCGGGTCCGCGCGACGCAAGGCTTGACGGCCCCCGTCCCGCGACCGACGTGGAAGCCGACAGCGCGGCCTCCGCCGCGCCGATCAGCGTGACCTTCGCCGGCAGTGCGGTCTCATGGACGGTCCTCGGCAGTGTCGGCGAAGCGGAAGAGGGTGTCCTCTTTTCCCGTCCCCGTGTCGAGGATTCCGGAACCGAACGTGCTCTTTCTCTTTCGGATGCGGACCCGAGTTCCACACCTGCGTTCCAGCCTTCGGCCGCATCGCATCAGGGCACGCGATCGCTGGCAGTTTCTGCGGGAGACGATCGCGGAGCGGACCCAGATCAGCCGACGCCCGAACCCATCGAGGTCGAGTTCGCCCCGCCACGCTCGACCTTTCCCGTCGAGGAGTTTCGCGCAAACCCCTTCGAAGACGTCCTGCCGCCCGTCGAGGAGCTGTCCGAGGTTCCGTCCCGGGCTGATGACGCCGTGTCCACCGATACTCCCGACCCCTCCCCGCCCGAGGATGCCGCAATCGATCGGATGGACGTCACTGCGCCCGATGGAAAGAACCCGGTCGTCGAGCCTGCCCCGGACGCTCCGACCGATCCGGAACCGGGGCAGGAAGCGCCGTCTGGCTCGGATTCCGATGCCGGCGAGCCTTCCGCGTCGGAGGATCCTACCCTGCCCGATGGCGATGCGGTCCGACCCGATCTGCCGCCGCAGCCTGATACCCCGCCCCTTTCGGACGGCGATCCGGCAACCCCTGGTGCCGTCCCCGAGGATGCAGGTGATAACGCTGCGGTGTCTGACGCCCCATCATCGACCGACGAGCAGGTCCAGCCGCCCAAGACCGACGGAGGGCCGTCAATTCCCGATACCGGAACCCCGCCGCAACCCGAACCGATCCTCGATCCGGAACTGCAACCGGAACCCACGGATCAGGATGGCGGTGACGGGCCTGTCCCACCGGCGGAGAATACCGAGACCTCCGAAGATGCCCGCGCACCCGTCGACGAAAGCCCGGAGAATACCGCGATCGGCCCGCAAACCGACACGAACCCGGTCGAGAATGCCGTGCTTGAGGATGCGCTCCCCGGAACGTCCACGGGCCTCACCGTCGAGGCCGCCGATCCGGATACCGGGGATACGGTGACATACACGCTTACGGATGATGCCGGCGGACGTTTCGCGATCGATGCCGCCACGGGCGAGGTGACTGTCGCGGCACCCCTCGATGCGGAGCAGGCGAGTGATCACGACATCACCGTTTCCGCAACGTCGACCGACGGATCGGCCACGTCGCAGACCTACACGATCCGCGTGGACGACATCGCGGAGCATATCGCGCTTGCCGATGGCGGCAGCAGCTTCGTCGATGCGAATGTCGCGGAACTCTCGATTACCGGCGGTGATGGCGACGACATGATCGCCGGTCATGCCACCGACGGCAGCATCATTACCGGCAACGCCGGAAACGACACGATCGAAGGGGGCCAGGGATACGACGTCGCCGTTTATGACGGAGTTCGGGCCGACTACGATGTCACGAAGGACGATACCGGTGCCGTGATCGTCCGCGATCTGCGGCCCGGTTCGCCCGATGGAACGGACAGCCTTCGAGGCATCGACGCCCTGCACTTCTCCGACGGGGAGATCTCTATCGAGGAAGCGTTGAACCTCGCACCGGGCGATATATCGTTCGAGCAGATCGGCGTTCTCGAGAATGCAATCGAGGCCATGGTGGGCAGGCTCTCGGCCGAGGACCCCGATCAGGGCGATGTCGTGCGATGGTCGGTCGACGATCCGCGCTTCGCCGTGGACGAGGATGGTGGCCTCAGGCTCGCCGAGGGACAGAGCCTCGATTTCGAGCAGGGACCGGTCACGCTGGTCGTTACCGCATCCGATCGGTTCGGTGCCGAGTCGACACAGACGATCCTGATATCCCCCGGTGATGTGGCAGAGAGACTGATCCTCGCGGACGGTGGTGTCGTGTTCGACGATATCGGCGTTTCGGAACTGGAGATTATCGGCGGCAGGGGCGCGGATCACATCACCACCCACGCGGACGGTGGCGTCGTGCTCGGCGGTGCGGGTGACGACACGTTGATCGGGCGCGACGGTGACGACCGTCTCTGGGGAGGCGACGGCAACGACCGCATCGACGGCGGCCGTGGCAACGACTTTCTCGATGGTGGTGACGGCAACGACACGATCGCAGGTGGCCGAGGCGAAGATACCCTTCTCGGTGGTGCCGGTGACGATTCGCTCTGGGGCGGACAGGGTGACGACCTGATCGTGGGAGGCGACGGGGCCGACAAGCTCGACGGCGATGTCGGGAACGACACCCTTCTCGGCGGTGCCGGAAACGACACTCTCGTCGGCTGGTACGGCGACGATCTGCTCGACGGCGGTGCGGGCGACGACCGGGTCGATGGCGGCAACGGCAACGACACGCTTCTCGGCGGCACCGGGAACGACACCATTCTCGGATGGGTCGGGTCGGATTTGATATACGGCGGCGAGGGCAACGACAACATCGACGCCGGAGCTGGCGGTGCCTGGGCAGCGGAGGATGGCGCGGATACCGTCCATGGCGGGGCGGGCGACGACACGATCAAGGGCGGCTACGGCGACGACCTTCTCTATGGAGACGAGGGTCACGACAGGATCTTCGGAGGTTACGGCAACGATACTCTCGTCGGCGGTACGGGCAACGATTTCATGGAAGGAGGCGACGGATCGGACGAGTTCTGGGTCTCGTCCGGCGAAGGCGCGGACACAGTTCATGGCGATACCGGCTGGACCGATCTCATCCGGATCTTCGACGGTTCGGGCCCGGTCAATGTGAGCGACACCCAGATCGACGGAAACGGTTGGACGCTGCTCGTCGAGGATGGGAGCGGCATCACCGATGTTTCCGACGGCGGTGCGACGCTGTCGCAAGACGCGGCCGGCACCATTACCTTCGACGATGGCGGCAGCATCTCGTTCGCCGGGATCGAGCAGATCCAGTGGTAA
- a CDS encoding aminotransferase class IV: MTPPSNTSSQSYAKDSRNEGVEVYVNGAFFPRNEAKVSIFDAGFVLGDGVWEGLRLVNGRLLAVEDHIDRLYEGANSIQLDIGMPKSALVDEIWKVLRHNGMEDGVHIRLMVSRGTKSTPNQDPRFIVGGATIVIVAEYKQPNPELKKTGLSLLTSTIRCSTPDVFDLRLNSHSRLNFIQALIQAINMGADEALMLDDRGFVASCNSTNFFIFRGEELWTSRGDCCFNGITRKKAIGIWKDAGLVVREKDYTLAEVYGADEAFVTGTLGGITPVSRIDGRQIGSGVPGPMTSRMMGLYQTHVLETA, encoded by the coding sequence ATGACACCGCCCAGCAACACGTCCTCGCAGAGCTATGCCAAGGATTCCCGCAACGAAGGCGTCGAGGTCTACGTAAACGGCGCGTTCTTTCCCCGTAACGAGGCAAAGGTGTCGATCTTCGACGCGGGCTTCGTACTCGGCGACGGGGTCTGGGAGGGCCTTCGCCTTGTGAACGGTCGCCTGCTCGCGGTCGAGGATCATATCGACCGGCTCTACGAAGGGGCGAACTCTATCCAGCTGGATATCGGAATGCCGAAATCCGCATTGGTTGACGAAATATGGAAAGTGTTGCGTCACAATGGAATGGAGGACGGGGTTCACATCCGTCTCATGGTGTCGCGCGGGACCAAATCGACGCCGAACCAGGATCCGCGCTTCATTGTCGGCGGGGCGACGATCGTCATCGTCGCCGAGTACAAGCAACCCAACCCGGAATTGAAGAAGACGGGGCTGTCGCTCCTGACGTCGACGATCAGGTGCTCGACGCCTGACGTGTTCGATCTCAGGTTGAATTCGCACAGTCGCCTGAACTTCATTCAGGCTCTGATACAGGCGATCAACATGGGTGCGGATGAGGCGCTCATGCTTGACGACCGTGGGTTCGTTGCAAGCTGCAACTCTACGAATTTTTTCATCTTTCGCGGAGAAGAACTTTGGACCTCCCGAGGGGATTGCTGCTTCAACGGCATTACCCGGAAGAAGGCGATCGGGATATGGAAGGATGCGGGGCTTGTCGTGCGCGAGAAGGACTACACGCTTGCAGAAGTCTATGGAGCGGACGAAGCCTTCGTCACCGGAACGCTCGGCGGCATCACCCCTGTGTCACGCATCGACGGCAGGCAGATCGGTTCGGGAGTGCCGGGACCGATGACCAGCCGAATGATGGGGCTTTATCAGACGCATGTTCTGGAAACCGCATAA
- a CDS encoding amino acid ABC transporter ATP-binding protein, whose translation MSPPILEIRDLHKRFGSNHVLRGIDFTVAKGERIAIIGGSGSGKSTFLRCMNFMETPSGGEIRLDGERIGAEKNGRVTYPEKQLCKVRERLGMVFQQFNLFPHMTVLQNVMEGLVTVKKMKRSDAKTIAVRELEKVGLADKHDAWPSHLSGGQQQRVAIARALSMEPEILLFDEPTSSLDPELVGEVLRTINHLASEGRTMLLVTHELGFAYHFATKVIFLADGVFHEVGTPDEVLKSPKMARTQDFLRRFGEFSF comes from the coding sequence ATGAGCCCGCCCATCCTTGAGATCCGCGACCTTCACAAGCGCTTCGGCAGCAATCACGTGCTGCGCGGCATCGATTTCACCGTGGCCAAGGGCGAGCGGATCGCCATCATCGGGGGATCGGGATCGGGCAAGTCCACCTTCCTGCGCTGCATGAACTTCATGGAGACCCCGTCGGGGGGCGAGATCCGTCTCGACGGAGAACGCATCGGTGCAGAGAAGAACGGCCGCGTCACTTACCCGGAGAAGCAGCTTTGCAAGGTGCGCGAGCGGCTGGGAATGGTGTTTCAGCAGTTCAATCTCTTTCCCCACATGACTGTTCTGCAGAACGTCATGGAAGGCCTTGTCACAGTTAAGAAAATGAAGCGGTCCGATGCCAAGACGATCGCTGTGCGCGAATTGGAGAAGGTCGGGTTGGCGGACAAGCACGATGCCTGGCCCAGCCATCTCTCGGGAGGGCAGCAGCAGCGCGTTGCCATTGCGCGTGCATTGTCTATGGAACCCGAGATCCTGCTTTTTGACGAGCCGACCTCCTCACTTGATCCCGAGCTCGTGGGCGAAGTGCTGCGGACGATCAACCACCTCGCAAGCGAAGGGCGGACGATGCTGCTTGTCACACATGAACTGGGCTTCGCGTATCACTTCGCCACCAAGGTCATCTTCCTCGCCGATGGGGTCTTCCACGAGGTCGGAACGCCCGACGAGGTACTGAAGAGTCCGAAAATGGCCCGGACCCAGGATTTCCTGCGGCGCTTCGGCGAATTCTCTTTCTGA
- a CDS encoding amino acid ABC transporter permease — translation MNYEPNFSIVFDNWIVLWRGLVVTILIWLPSISLGLVGGFAISQARMSRRHWLRIPSLCYIELFRDTPVLIQLIWFYYAFPILIGVQMSPFAAALLGLTLNTSAYSAEIFRGGINSIHRGQMEGAKSIGMTRSQAMRRIILPQVAKRMLPAFTNRTIEVAKMSSLASVIQVHELMYQGRLLSSTFYRPFEILTVVAFIYFVLIYPGTFLAGRLEKRLARSN, via the coding sequence ATGAATTACGAGCCGAACTTTTCGATCGTCTTCGACAATTGGATCGTGCTCTGGCGCGGCCTGGTCGTCACGATCCTGATCTGGCTGCCATCGATCTCGCTGGGGCTCGTCGGCGGCTTCGCCATTTCGCAGGCACGCATGTCCAGGCGGCATTGGCTGCGTATTCCAAGTCTCTGCTATATCGAACTTTTCCGAGATACGCCCGTTCTGATCCAGCTGATCTGGTTCTACTACGCGTTCCCGATCCTCATCGGGGTGCAGATGTCGCCCTTCGCGGCAGCGCTCCTCGGTCTTACTCTCAATACCTCTGCCTATTCTGCCGAGATCTTCCGCGGCGGGATCAACTCGATCCACCGCGGCCAGATGGAAGGGGCCAAGTCGATCGGCATGACCAGATCGCAGGCGATGCGTCGGATCATCCTGCCGCAGGTCGCCAAGCGGATGCTTCCGGCCTTTACCAACCGTACGATCGAAGTCGCGAAGATGTCCTCTCTCGCCTCGGTCATTCAGGTCCACGAACTCATGTATCAGGGGCGGCTGCTCTCCTCGACCTTCTACCGGCCGTTCGAGATCCTGACTGTCGTGGCCTTCATCTATTTCGTGCTGATCTATCCCGGCACATTCCTGGCGGGCCGCCTCGAAAAACGCCTCGCCCGGTCGAATTGA
- a CDS encoding amino acid ABC transporter permease, translating to MDYAWDFGPVLARFDMLLIGLLNTVKIAAVSIVLGVLVGLVLAMMRLSPRRLVSVPALVFIEFYRNTPPLVHFFWFFYALPVVLAVNLTPYVAAVLALSTQSGAFYAEVFRGGIVSIERGQWEGGRALGMTPPALMRRVILPQAMARMVPPFIERSFELLKTTALASTLAYADLLYQAMLVNSETFRPLEVYTTIALMYLALLVTASQLARLAEARLTAYQ from the coding sequence ATGGATTACGCCTGGGATTTCGGGCCGGTTCTGGCGCGCTTCGATATGCTGCTGATCGGTCTTCTCAACACGGTAAAGATCGCGGCGGTATCGATCGTGTTGGGCGTACTCGTCGGCCTCGTGCTCGCGATGATGCGGCTCTCACCGCGGCGTCTTGTCAGCGTACCCGCACTGGTCTTCATCGAGTTCTACCGGAACACCCCACCTCTCGTCCATTTCTTCTGGTTCTTCTATGCTTTGCCGGTCGTTCTTGCAGTCAATCTCACACCCTATGTCGCGGCGGTACTGGCGCTTTCCACGCAATCGGGAGCGTTCTATGCCGAGGTCTTTCGCGGCGGCATCGTCTCGATCGAGCGCGGGCAGTGGGAAGGCGGCCGCGCGCTCGGCATGACACCTCCGGCCCTCATGCGGCGGGTCATCCTTCCACAGGCAATGGCGCGGATGGTTCCGCCGTTCATCGAGCGCAGCTTTGAGCTGCTGAAGACCACCGCGCTCGCCTCGACGCTCGCCTATGCGGATCTTCTCTACCAGGCCATGCTGGTGAATTCCGAGACGTTCCGCCCACTTGAGGTCTATACGACGATCGCGCTGATGTACCTTGCGCTGCTCGTCACGGCGAGCCAGCTCGCCCGCCTCGCCGAAGCGCGCCTGACGGCCTATCAATGA
- a CDS encoding transporter substrate-binding domain-containing protein, translating to MMRRDILASLAAIGIAGAAPALAQSGGTMAQVEDSGQLRIGVTSAEPWFYKDPMSEEWTGVGVAMGERMAEDLGVEMVPVETSWSNAVAALQANQIDMMFVLDPTEERRQALDFPENPLFYYAMGALVGEGYEGTSWDDLDQPDMRIGVTLGTSLDRNITEMMDEAEISRFSSNDEAIAAFAAGRVDAVVQFHPALVVQYARLQLGEVLLPEPVEPVATSVGLRKDNDGAFTDWVNDTIGTLYAEGVPDEIFDEYLESRGVDPEGIPGLVREDW from the coding sequence ATGATGAGACGTGACATCCTCGCGAGCCTGGCCGCCATCGGGATCGCCGGGGCCGCCCCGGCGCTTGCCCAATCGGGCGGGACGATGGCGCAGGTCGAAGACAGCGGTCAGCTCAGGATCGGCGTGACCTCGGCCGAGCCCTGGTTCTACAAGGATCCGATGTCGGAGGAATGGACCGGCGTGGGTGTCGCCATGGGCGAGCGCATGGCCGAAGATCTGGGCGTCGAGATGGTCCCCGTCGAGACGAGCTGGAGCAACGCAGTCGCAGCTTTGCAGGCCAACCAGATCGACATGATGTTCGTGCTCGACCCGACGGAGGAACGCCGGCAGGCGCTCGACTTCCCTGAAAACCCGCTGTTCTACTACGCGATGGGTGCTCTCGTCGGCGAGGGGTATGAGGGCACGAGCTGGGACGATCTCGACCAGCCCGACATGCGGATCGGCGTGACGCTCGGCACGTCCCTCGACCGCAATATCACGGAAATGATGGACGAGGCCGAGATCAGCCGCTTTTCCTCCAACGATGAGGCGATCGCCGCCTTCGCGGCCGGCCGCGTCGATGCAGTGGTTCAGTTCCACCCCGCGCTGGTCGTGCAATACGCCCGTCTGCAGCTTGGCGAAGTGCTTCTTCCCGAACCTGTCGAGCCGGTCGCGACCTCTGTCGGGCTTCGCAAGGACAACGACGGCGCGTTCACGGACTGGGTCAACGACACGATTGGAACCCTCTACGCGGAAGGCGTCCCCGACGAGATCTTCGATGAATATCTCGAAAGTCGCGGGGTCGACCCCGAAGGCATTCCCGGCCTCGTAAGAGAAGACTGGTAA
- a CDS encoding GntR family transcriptional regulator: MTMLDTVIRRETMADQIVRAMRVAILSGEFEPGEPMTETALSARFGVSRGPMREAMRRLIDEGLLVSVAFTGTRVLDLSLKDIDDIYAMRICLERFAFEQIWDRRDARFRAELAERHQSLFAAIDAGDDVQAIDAELHLHGLCYEACGNALLLESWRGIRGRLQLYWAAHHRAHGITGPKRESHDDYVRLALGADLEHMRAEIDTHMRLGLEKTKSFVQTIDKPQEPYQQERPT, translated from the coding sequence ATGACGATGCTCGACACGGTGATACGGCGCGAGACCATGGCCGATCAGATCGTCCGGGCGATGCGCGTCGCGATCCTGAGCGGTGAGTTCGAACCGGGCGAGCCGATGACGGAGACCGCGCTGTCCGCGCGTTTCGGAGTGAGCCGTGGCCCGATGCGCGAAGCCATGCGAAGGCTCATCGACGAAGGCCTCCTCGTCTCCGTGGCGTTCACCGGCACACGGGTCCTCGACCTGTCGCTCAAGGATATCGACGATATCTACGCGATGCGGATCTGTCTCGAACGTTTCGCTTTCGAGCAGATTTGGGATCGACGCGACGCACGGTTCCGCGCCGAGCTCGCGGAGCGCCACCAATCCCTTTTCGCGGCGATCGACGCAGGTGATGATGTTCAGGCCATCGACGCCGAGCTCCATCTGCACGGCCTCTGCTACGAGGCCTGCGGAAATGCATTACTGCTGGAAAGCTGGCGGGGAATCCGTGGGCGTCTGCAACTCTACTGGGCCGCACATCACAGGGCACATGGGATAACCGGACCGAAGCGCGAAAGCCACGACGATTACGTCCGGCTCGCCCTTGGCGCGGATCTCGAACACATGCGTGCAGAGATCGATACCCACATGCGGCTTGGCCTAGAGAAGACGAAGTCCTTCGTTCAGACAATCGATAAACCACAAGAACCATATCAGCAGGAGAGACCAACATGA
- a CDS encoding TIGR02186 family protein, with amino-acid sequence MSALRLWLLVALTIFVSGQSRAQSVEIAFAAPDVQINSRFAGEQMALFGSVDDVAGQSYEMLIAIYGPRRNRVVDRKGRRAGMFLTTERAFYRLLPDSYYLLGGPSLERMTAEALELTPLDIIEGARMEPGALADPFDEALLTVLQGQFQYGYRENAIQFHSRDFFSARWSLPSNAKPGIYTAQVYLVSEGEVLSVDTHTFGVRLTGFERGIRLAARNYPPLYGLACVIVALVVGWAGAALARR; translated from the coding sequence ATGAGCGCGCTTCGTCTCTGGCTGCTTGTTGCCCTGACGATTTTCGTCTCCGGACAATCACGGGCGCAATCGGTCGAGATCGCCTTCGCAGCCCCCGACGTGCAGATCAACTCCCGCTTCGCGGGTGAGCAGATGGCCTTGTTCGGCAGCGTGGACGACGTGGCGGGCCAAAGCTACGAGATGCTGATTGCGATCTACGGTCCGCGCCGCAACCGTGTGGTCGATCGCAAGGGGCGTCGCGCGGGCATGTTCCTCACGACCGAACGGGCATTCTACAGGCTGCTTCCGGACAGCTATTACCTGCTCGGTGGGCCGTCGCTCGAACGGATGACGGCGGAGGCACTGGAGCTGACCCCGCTCGATATCATCGAAGGCGCGCGGATGGAACCTGGCGCACTGGCCGATCCCTTCGACGAGGCGTTGCTGACCGTGCTCCAGGGGCAGTTCCAGTACGGCTATCGCGAGAACGCGATCCAGTTCCACTCGCGCGATTTCTTCTCGGCACGGTGGTCGCTCCCGTCGAACGCCAAGCCGGGCATCTACACGGCGCAGGTCTATCTGGTCTCGGAAGGCGAGGTGTTGTCTGTCGACACCCATACGTTCGGGGTCAGACTCACCGGGTTCGAGCGGGGCATCCGGCTCGCCGCGCGGAATTATCCGCCGCTTTACGGCCTCGCCTGCGTGATCGTCGCCCTTGTCGTGGGCTGGGCGGGAGCAGCGCTGGCCCGCAGGTAG
- a CDS encoding sulfite exporter TauE/SafE family protein translates to MPIYLPIAEISLSFFTLVAVGTGVGAIAGLFGVGGGFLLTPLLLISGVPSPVAVASVTAQVVASSASGAMAHWRRKTIDIKLGGVLVAGGAVGSVLGVATFDWLRQLGQLDAVLAISYLVLLGSIGTIMLIESVRSIFRSRNGSATRQTPKRRDWTKTWPLRMRFRRSGMYISAIPVVIIGAAIGFIGALLGIGGGFILVPALVYLLRIPGKFVIGTSLMHLAAVMAVTCFLHAWQNQTVDIVLALCLMIGSVVGAQVGTALGGRLGGAQLRVLLSLLVLGVAANFAIDLFIDPGPIFVSSEVEVEELP, encoded by the coding sequence ATGCCGATCTATCTGCCCATCGCCGAGATCTCGCTGAGTTTCTTTACGCTCGTCGCCGTCGGAACCGGGGTCGGAGCGATCGCGGGCCTCTTCGGTGTGGGCGGCGGGTTCCTCCTCACGCCGCTCCTGCTGATCTCGGGGGTGCCCTCGCCTGTGGCGGTCGCGTCCGTGACGGCACAGGTCGTGGCCTCCTCGGCATCCGGGGCGATGGCGCATTGGCGGCGCAAGACGATCGACATCAAGCTCGGGGGGGTGCTCGTCGCGGGCGGCGCGGTCGGATCCGTCCTGGGCGTCGCGACCTTCGACTGGCTCAGACAGCTCGGTCAGCTCGATGCGGTGCTGGCGATCAGCTACCTCGTTCTTCTCGGGTCGATCGGGACGATCATGCTGATCGAATCGGTCAGGTCGATCTTTCGAAGCCGTAACGGATCGGCTACCCGACAGACCCCCAAGCGGCGGGACTGGACCAAGACCTGGCCTTTGAGAATGCGGTTCCGCAGATCGGGAATGTATATCTCGGCGATCCCGGTCGTCATCATCGGGGCCGCGATCGGCTTCATCGGGGCGCTGCTCGGGATCGGCGGCGGATTCATCCTCGTTCCGGCTCTGGTCTATCTGCTGCGGATCCCCGGCAAGTTCGTCATCGGCACGTCGCTGATGCACCTCGCGGCTGTCATGGCGGTGACCTGCTTCCTCCATGCCTGGCAGAACCAGACCGTCGACATCGTGCTGGCACTTTGCCTCATGATCGGCAGCGTGGTTGGTGCTCAGGTCGGCACCGCGCTTGGCGGTCGACTCGGCGGAGCGCAGCTGCGCGTCCTGCTGTCGCTTCTGGTGCTGGGCGTCGCGGCCAATTTCGCCATTGACCTCTTCATCGATCCCGGTCCGATCTTCGTCTCGTCAGAGGTAGAGGTGGAGGAACTGCCATGA
- a CDS encoding tripartite tricarboxylate transporter substrate binding protein — protein sequence MTRAAACAALIAICGQASAQDGDAITLIVPYDPAGPTDIMVRAIADLMEEELGSSVIVANSSGGGGIVGMEQALASAPDGKTAGLYLTNTLVGMATGAAPFGMEDIAPACMFAETPLAVAGIGGEEALSGLEDLLATEDARLAIERGTLSQLAGLLMEDASGHQFQLIAVEAGPDKVMSVLDGLVTAVVTPLPGVIREHETGEFRILGVLSDERLERMPDLPTAREQGVDLSMIQSFGFMFPAGTPEPDIDAFCDTVETATQDADFRALMDALGVDLRFLRGVNYGEYMREQRERIADLAAIAGFGG from the coding sequence ATGACCAGAGCCGCAGCCTGCGCCGCCCTCATCGCGATCTGCGGTCAAGCCTCCGCCCAGGACGGCGACGCGATCACACTCATCGTGCCCTACGATCCGGCGGGCCCCACCGACATCATGGTCCGCGCCATCGCCGATCTGATGGAGGAGGAGCTCGGATCGAGCGTCATCGTCGCGAACAGCTCGGGCGGGGGCGGGATCGTCGGCATGGAGCAGGCCCTTGCGAGCGCACCGGACGGAAAGACGGCCGGGCTCTATCTGACCAACACGCTTGTCGGGATGGCGACCGGGGCCGCACCCTTCGGCATGGAGGATATCGCACCCGCCTGCATGTTCGCCGAAACCCCCCTCGCCGTCGCGGGCATCGGCGGGGAGGAGGCGCTGTCGGGTCTCGAAGATCTCCTCGCGACCGAGGATGCACGCCTCGCGATCGAGCGCGGAACGCTTTCGCAGCTCGCCGGTCTCCTGATGGAGGACGCGAGCGGACATCAGTTCCAGCTCATCGCCGTGGAGGCGGGGCCCGACAAGGTCATGTCCGTGCTCGACGGTCTCGTGACTGCTGTGGTCACGCCGCTGCCGGGCGTCATCCGCGAGCACGAGACGGGCGAGTTCAGGATCCTCGGCGTCCTTTCCGACGAGCGGCTCGAACGCATGCCGGACCTGCCCACGGCACGCGAGCAGGGCGTGGATCTGTCGATGATCCAGAGCTTCGGCTTCATGTTTCCCGCAGGCACGCCCGAACCCGATATCGACGCATTCTGCGATACGGTCGAAACCGCGACGCAGGACGCCGACTTCCGCGCGCTGATGGACGCGCTGGGTGTCGATCTGCGCTTCCTCAGGGGCGTGAATTACGGCGAATACATGCGCGAACAACGCGAACGCATCGCCGATCTCGCGGCGATCGCAGGATTTGGCGGCTGA
- the queF gene encoding preQ(1) synthase, with translation MSDDIYANLTQLGGATRIPASPEEAELERVPNPQADVSYNVRFTAPEFTSLCPMTGQPDFAHLVIDYVPGDWLIESKSLKLFLTSFRNHGAFHEDCTISIARRLAEFLGPRWLRIGGYWYPRGGIPIDVFWQTGSCPQDVWVPDQGVPPYRGRG, from the coding sequence ATGTCCGACGATATCTACGCCAACCTCACGCAGCTGGGCGGTGCGACCCGGATCCCGGCCTCGCCCGAGGAGGCCGAACTCGAACGCGTGCCGAATCCGCAGGCCGATGTGAGCTACAACGTTCGATTCACGGCCCCCGAATTCACGTCGCTCTGCCCGATGACGGGGCAGCCCGATTTCGCGCATCTCGTCATCGACTACGTTCCGGGTGACTGGCTGATCGAATCGAAATCGCTGAAACTCTTTCTCACATCCTTCAGAAATCACGGGGCTTTCCACGAGGACTGTACGATCTCGATCGCGCGGCGGCTGGCGGAGTTCCTCGGGCCGCGATGGCTCAGGATCGGTGGCTACTGGTATCCGCGGGGCGGCATCCCGATCGATGTCTTCTGGCAGACCGGCTCCTGTCCCCAGGATGTCTGGGTGCCCGATCAGGGGGTGCCGCCCTATCGCGGCCGGGGCTGA